A genomic region of Leptotrichia hofstadii contains the following coding sequences:
- the cas10 gene encoding type III-A CRISPR-associated protein Cas10/Csm1 translates to MDEKLINLQIGALLHDVGKIVRRAGVSSKRHSIAGADYLEKEELLDVEKYKEIYDMIKYHHNEEINEKMKENEKLDDDSLAYLIYEADNIASGVDRVNYDDEISDEGDKKKGKKKEGLPLNSIFNRLNVQKNNIEKNFKSLKYDRLSFNIPKKKINEKKIEKEEYLDNVLKQLKEDLEEMKQKNILTPEKLNSVLEESCIYFPSSSYVDYPDVSYYDHVKLTAAVASCMYLYDIEKQNNKINYKDTYFKKNQKKEREKTKFLFVSSEFTGIQNFIYTITSKMAMKSLRGRSFYLELFIEHIIDEILESLNLSRVNLVYSAGSQFYMLLPNIPETVEILEEYKKIINDFLLKELGTSVYYEISYTETNAEELGNGLSQEIKKENKIKEIFKRNSIETSRKKLNRYSQQQLEKLFNENSDLNKIHNDTKECVICKKSEKEEILIKNSQNENNGNLEICDSCKNYIQLGKDISKSFHLQDKRVFFVEENCNENSSKLKFPKYPEGFAEISFKKFKTVEEVEKESDKFYRFYSINDDYFGKGNSRNIKVGNYNIKSINEEKENSLIEFSELVKKSKGIERLAVLRADIDNLGTLFQTGFEDRGFVNIDGEKEPYKFVRFSKTVVLSRYLSDFFKRVINLILERKNLTDEKNELFKEYCNIITERTKEKTEGRNIVLVYSGGDDVFAIGTWNDIIEFSVDLRTAFKELSSDRVTLSAGIGFFDENYPIFQMAQKTGELEKLAKSYNENKIYKTAKDAIALFGVEKNDKLNHVYKWDDFIGKVLNEKYKYLKSRISLDENEETEKVFVGKSKWYSLMNLIRSQFEEKENEKHRIDIARFAYTITRIKYDKQNEKQEKNYLDLKKQLFEWIKNEEDAKQLLTAINILIYEYRDREKNEESK, encoded by the coding sequence ATGGATGAGAAATTAATTAATCTTCAAATAGGAGCTTTGTTACATGATGTTGGAAAAATAGTACGAAGGGCTGGTGTAAGCAGTAAGAGACATTCTATTGCAGGAGCTGATTATTTGGAGAAAGAAGAATTGCTAGATGTAGAAAAATATAAAGAAATTTATGATATGATAAAGTATCATCATAATGAAGAAATAAATGAAAAAATGAAAGAAAATGAAAAATTAGATGATGATTCTTTGGCGTATCTTATATACGAAGCTGATAATATTGCATCGGGAGTGGATAGAGTAAACTATGATGACGAAATAAGTGATGAAGGAGATAAGAAAAAAGGTAAAAAAAAAGAAGGTTTGCCATTAAATTCAATATTTAATAGACTTAATGTTCAGAAAAATAATATAGAAAAAAATTTTAAATCTTTAAAATACGATAGACTTAGTTTTAATATTCCAAAGAAAAAAATAAATGAAAAGAAAATAGAAAAGGAAGAATATTTAGATAATGTATTAAAGCAACTAAAAGAAGATTTGGAAGAAATGAAGCAAAAGAATATTTTGACACCTGAAAAATTAAATTCGGTATTGGAAGAAAGTTGTATATATTTTCCCTCAAGTTCGTATGTAGATTATCCTGATGTTTCTTATTATGATCATGTAAAATTAACAGCAGCAGTTGCTTCGTGCATGTATCTTTATGATATTGAAAAACAAAATAACAAAATAAATTATAAAGATACATACTTTAAGAAAAACCAAAAAAAAGAAAGGGAAAAAACAAAATTTCTATTTGTATCTAGTGAATTTACAGGAATACAAAATTTTATTTATACAATTACATCTAAAATGGCTATGAAATCATTGAGAGGACGATCATTTTACTTGGAACTTTTTATTGAGCATATAATAGATGAAATTTTAGAATCACTTAATTTATCAAGAGTGAATTTAGTTTATTCGGCAGGAAGTCAATTTTATATGTTGTTGCCAAATATTCCTGAAACTGTGGAAATTTTAGAAGAGTATAAAAAAATAATAAATGATTTTCTTTTGAAAGAACTCGGGACATCGGTTTATTATGAAATTTCATATACTGAAACAAATGCCGAAGAATTAGGAAATGGCTTGAGCCAAGAGATAAAAAAAGAAAATAAAATTAAAGAAATTTTCAAAAGAAATTCTATTGAAACTTCTAGAAAAAAACTTAACAGATATTCTCAACAACAATTGGAAAAACTATTTAATGAAAATAGTGATTTGAATAAAATTCATAATGACACAAAAGAATGTGTTATTTGTAAAAAATCTGAAAAAGAAGAAATTTTAATAAAAAATTCTCAAAATGAAAATAATGGAAATCTTGAAATATGCGATTCTTGTAAAAATTATATCCAATTAGGTAAAGATATTTCAAAATCGTTTCATTTGCAAGATAAAAGAGTATTTTTTGTAGAGGAGAATTGTAATGAAAATAGTAGTAAGTTAAAATTTCCAAAATATCCAGAAGGATTTGCAGAAATAAGTTTTAAAAAATTTAAAACAGTTGAAGAAGTAGAAAAGGAGAGTGACAAATTTTATAGATTTTATTCAATAAATGATGATTATTTTGGAAAAGGAAATTCGAGAAATATTAAAGTTGGAAATTATAATATAAAATCAATAAATGAAGAAAAAGAAAATAGCCTTATTGAATTTTCGGAACTAGTTAAAAAGAGTAAAGGAATTGAAAGACTTGCTGTGTTAAGAGCGGACATTGATAATTTGGGAACTTTATTTCAAACAGGTTTTGAAGATAGGGGATTTGTTAATATAGATGGAGAAAAAGAACCGTATAAATTTGTAAGATTCTCAAAAACAGTAGTTTTGTCAAGATATTTGTCTGATTTCTTTAAAAGAGTGATAAATTTGATATTAGAAAGAAAAAATTTGACCGATGAAAAGAATGAATTGTTTAAAGAATACTGTAATATAATAACGGAAAGAACAAAAGAAAAAACAGAGGGAAGAAATATTGTGCTAGTGTATTCTGGTGGAGATGATGTTTTTGCAATTGGGACTTGGAACGATATTATTGAATTTTCTGTTGATTTAAGAACGGCATTTAAAGAACTTTCAAGTGATAGAGTTACATTGTCGGCAGGAATAGGATTTTTTGATGAAAATTATCCGATATTTCAAATGGCACAAAAAACAGGAGAATTAGAAAAACTTGCAAAATCATATAATGAAAATAAAATTTACAAAACTGCAAAAGATGCTATTGCATTATTTGGAGTGGAAAAAAATGACAAATTAAACCATGTTTATAAATGGGATGATTTTATAGGAAAAGTTTTAAATGAAAAATATAAATATTTGAAATCTAGGATTAGTTTGGATGAAAATGAAGAGACAGAAAAAGTGTTTGTAGGAAAGTCAAAATGGTATAGTCTTATGAATCTTATAAGAAGCCAGTTTGAAGAAAAAGAAAATGAAAAACATAGAATTGATATTGCTCGATTTGCCTACACAATTACAAGAATAAAATATGATAAACAAAATGAAAAACAGGAAAAAAATTATTTAGATTTGAAAAAACAGCTGTTTGAATGGATAAAAAATGAAGAAGATGCAAAACAATTATTGACGGCAATAAATATATTGATTTATGAGTATAGAGATAGAGAAAAAAATGAGGAGTCGAAATAA
- the csm2 gene encoding type III-A CRISPR-associated protein Csm2, producing MEKVEKILIDYIKEKYTKNDKNSIEIEEIAKKIKDKIFSTTQLRLLLSNSVIVKNKISSKVLKKEDNLSDKLLNDVKYLLIKHTYQCGRESKVKEFDKKFEISEKLKKIKTKEDFDRFYRYLEEIVAYVKYYIG from the coding sequence ATGGAAAAAGTAGAAAAAATATTAATAGATTATATTAAAGAAAAATATACCAAAAATGATAAAAATTCTATTGAAATTGAAGAAATCGCCAAGAAAATTAAAGATAAAATTTTTAGTACAACACAGTTAAGATTATTGTTGTCAAATTCAGTAATAGTAAAAAATAAAATATCTTCAAAGGTACTAAAGAAAGAAGACAACTTATCAGATAAATTATTAAACGATGTAAAATATCTTTTAATAAAACATACATATCAATGTGGTAGAGAATCTAAAGTAAAGGAATTTGATAAAAAATTTGAAATTTCGGAAAAATTAAAAAAAATAAAAACAAAAGAAGATTTTGATAGATTTTACCGTTATTTAGAAGAAATAGTAGCATATGTGAAATATTATATTGGATAA
- a CDS encoding AAA family ATPase, with protein sequence MDKPVIKVITGMRRSGKSMVLKLISKELEENGINKKNTIFINFESLII encoded by the coding sequence ATGGATAAACCTGTAATAAAAGTTATTACTGGTATGCGTAGAAGTGGCAAATCTATGGTATTAAAATTAATATCTAAAGAACTTGAAGAAAATGGGATAAACAAGAAAAATACTATTTTTATTAATTTTGAGTCTTTAATTATCTAA
- the csm4 gene encoding type III-A CRISPR-associated RAMP protein Csm4, whose translation MVYLLYKLKFPSGIHIGTNASLEATSLTVSSDIFYSAFYAEYIRIFGENDRELLQLTEKDEFKVSDLLPFKEIETETTFYLPKPFVNDIERKQSNDENEQVVDRKKVKKLSYIPASRLKEYFEFLKTGKNFPEIDDDFGEKELHTKNKVSRIGEDTELYNVEVFRFNKDSGLYFIVQLPEKWQEKFENVLESLSLTGIGGKKSAGYGQFNITDDAMIFDGEYFDIIESEDDRFINESLYKESEKYLLLSSYLPQKDEIEKIKNKENGYQLIKRSGFVNSPKYSENSQKRKQIYMISSGAVLNFKPAGRLADLKLHGNHSIYRMGKPIVIGVTYGKDS comes from the coding sequence ATGGTTTATTTACTGTATAAATTAAAATTTCCAAGTGGAATCCATATTGGTACAAATGCTTCTTTAGAAGCGACGAGCTTAACTGTAAGTTCTGATATATTTTATTCTGCTTTTTATGCTGAATATATTAGAATATTTGGAGAAAATGATAGAGAATTATTACAATTGACAGAAAAAGATGAATTTAAAGTATCAGATTTATTACCTTTTAAAGAAATAGAAACAGAGACGACCTTCTATCTTCCAAAGCCTTTTGTAAATGATATTGAAAGAAAACAAAGTAATGATGAAAATGAGCAAGTTGTAGATAGAAAAAAGGTAAAAAAATTAAGTTATATCCCTGCAAGCAGATTAAAGGAATATTTTGAATTTCTGAAAACAGGAAAAAATTTTCCTGAAATAGACGATGATTTTGGAGAAAAAGAACTGCATACTAAAAATAAGGTTTCAAGAATTGGAGAAGATACGGAACTTTATAATGTTGAAGTTTTTAGATTTAATAAAGATTCAGGACTTTATTTTATTGTGCAATTGCCAGAGAAATGGCAGGAAAAATTTGAAAATGTATTGGAAAGTTTATCGCTGACAGGAATAGGTGGGAAAAAGAGTGCTGGATATGGACAATTTAATATTACAGATGATGCTATGATATTTGATGGAGAATATTTTGATATAATTGAGTCGGAGGATGATAGATTTATAAATGAATCTTTATATAAGGAAAGTGAGAAATATTTACTGTTATCGTCATATTTGCCACAAAAAGATGAAATTGAAAAAATAAAAAATAAAGAAAATGGTTATCAATTAATAAAAAGAAGTGGATTTGTAAATAGTCCTAAATATAGTGAAAATTCACAAAAAAGAAAGCAAATTTATATGATTTCTTCAGGAGCAGTATTGAATTTTAAACCAGCAGGAAGATTAGCAGATTTGAAATTGCATGGGAATCATAGTATTTACAGAATGGGAAAGCCGATAGTTATAGGAGTGACTTATGGGAAAGATAGTTAG
- the hisB gene encoding imidazoleglycerol-phosphate dehydratase HisB yields MRKSKIERNTFETKIKVELNIDGTGKYENNTGVGFLDHMLDLFAKHGRFDLKVYCDGDTQVDDHHSTEDIGIALGKCFYEALGDLKGVRRYGNFLLPMDEALTLVAVDLSGRYFLNFDVNIPTEKVGTFDTELVEEFFIGFTRHLNATLHIKNMAGTNSHHIIESIFKGVARALAEAVSIDEKYKDEIPSTKGVLV; encoded by the coding sequence ATGAGAAAATCTAAAATTGAAAGAAATACATTTGAAACAAAAATAAAAGTTGAATTAAATATTGATGGAACTGGGAAATATGAGAATAATACAGGGGTTGGATTTTTGGACCATATGCTTGACTTGTTTGCGAAGCATGGGAGATTTGATTTGAAGGTTTATTGTGATGGGGATACGCAGGTGGATGATCATCATAGTACGGAGGATATTGGAATTGCATTGGGAAAATGTTTTTATGAGGCGTTAGGGGACTTGAAGGGTGTGAGAAGGTATGGGAACTTTCTTTTGCCGATGGATGAGGCTCTGACATTAGTTGCTGTTGATTTAAGCGGGAGATATTTTTTGAATTTTGATGTGAATATTCCGACTGAGAAAGTTGGGACTTTTGATACCGAATTAGTGGAAGAGTTTTTTATTGGCTTTACACGGCATTTGAATGCGACGTTGCATATAAAGAATATGGCTGGGACAAATTCGCATCATATAATTGAGTCGATTTTTAAAGGAGTTGCTAGAGCTTTGGCAGAGGCTGTGAGTATTGATGAAAAGTATAAGGATGAGATTCCTTCGACTAAAGGGGTTTTGGTTTAA
- a CDS encoding phospholipase D family protein: MEEKETMNINENSKEKNTLFTILNNERVDLTIEEIFDSNRFYEIKAVTFSAEESFLNKYLTPFRSVDLIIGIQDTDVQARGIMALKNETRNLIESQKRIIKKEQIKFFENLSRENQENCVKEKWKLRVPINSTIHSKFYLLRNDSETRLILGSANLSFQAFSNKRNQFENIIMFDNSQLFYQFEKYFDEISLTCTDFITSAIKKKAESKIKIMNENIDKNQEEMFSVKFTNDESAKLQIDISKDVIKNLNEVIVKEENEVALPIIEEIKTIDEIHRIIENEQKEAVEIEKFAYELSVNTISKQAKKKESLIVTPETFAKKIKPKLEVKIAARLNQATPERELLFSKDTDRGFGRSGLYIEENGDTKPFGQKAGKEEIKNSVESIVKLIDNYKKYVIDYNDNYGSRILEIILYAFTSPFIQDIRFKLESDSEKLDVPQFLFIGGTAGSGKSNLLQILQKMLGLSKSKPILYNNIIPTGRTKKADTITQIQLWMSENNVAPILIDEIDEEFFSNKDRGNNLIVNVSNLSTSNYDFTPCFIGTTNALEYSLPQRSQRRSYYVKNDKVFDTELKKKSVKAYTEVLEMVNDTLFQDFVIRFAEKLADDNLNWKNYSLHSSTGLIDFLYWSREIFKEYFEIAQTEVPAWFPETRYDDTVENNQSLWRKLYEYNYRDFKPKEDKSVYLFKLKSLDSEDAQSNRYGTKVLPSIKYLNALSQKCKNDNNSSDIIEIKIKEFHDWIGVPVPKELEHKKTFFDFFKKNKNEK; the protein is encoded by the coding sequence ATGGAAGAAAAAGAAACGATGAATATTAATGAAAATAGTAAAGAAAAAAATACATTGTTTACTATTTTGAATAATGAAAGAGTAGATTTGACGATTGAGGAAATTTTTGACAGTAATAGGTTTTATGAGATAAAGGCGGTTACATTTTCTGCTGAGGAAAGTTTTTTGAATAAATATTTGACTCCATTTAGAAGCGTTGACTTGATTATTGGGATACAGGATACTGATGTTCAGGCAAGAGGGATAATGGCTTTAAAAAATGAAACACGAAATCTGATTGAAAGTCAGAAACGAATTATAAAAAAGGAGCAGATTAAGTTTTTTGAGAATCTTTCGAGGGAAAATCAGGAAAATTGTGTTAAAGAAAAATGGAAATTACGAGTACCAATAAACTCAACAATTCATAGTAAATTTTATCTTTTGAGAAATGATTCTGAAACAAGGCTGATTTTGGGATCGGCCAATTTATCTTTTCAGGCTTTTTCAAATAAGAGAAATCAGTTTGAAAATATTATAATGTTTGACAATTCACAGTTATTCTATCAATTTGAAAAATACTTTGATGAAATAAGTTTGACTTGTACAGATTTTATTACTTCTGCAATAAAGAAAAAAGCAGAAAGTAAGATTAAAATTATGAATGAAAATATTGATAAAAATCAAGAAGAAATGTTTTCTGTAAAATTTACCAATGATGAAAGTGCAAAATTGCAAATAGATATTTCAAAAGATGTCATTAAAAATTTGAATGAAGTTATCGTCAAGGAAGAAAATGAGGTTGCGTTGCCCATAATTGAAGAGATAAAGACAATTGATGAAATACATAGAATAATTGAAAATGAGCAAAAGGAAGCTGTGGAAATTGAAAAATTTGCTTACGAATTGTCAGTTAATACTATTTCAAAACAAGCTAAAAAGAAGGAAAGTCTAATTGTAACTCCTGAAACGTTTGCCAAAAAGATAAAGCCTAAACTGGAAGTCAAAATTGCTGCGAGATTAAATCAAGCAACTCCAGAAAGAGAACTGCTGTTTTCAAAAGATACAGATCGTGGTTTTGGACGTTCGGGCTTATATATTGAAGAAAATGGCGACACTAAACCTTTTGGACAGAAGGCTGGGAAAGAAGAAATAAAAAACTCTGTTGAAAGCATTGTAAAATTAATTGATAATTACAAAAAATATGTTATTGATTACAATGATAATTACGGCTCAAGAATACTTGAGATTATTTTGTATGCCTTTACCTCGCCTTTTATTCAGGATATAAGATTTAAGCTGGAATCTGATTCTGAAAAATTGGATGTTCCTCAGTTTCTTTTTATTGGAGGAACAGCAGGTTCAGGTAAAAGCAATTTGCTGCAAATATTACAAAAAATGCTGGGGCTTTCCAAATCAAAGCCTATTTTATACAACAACATTATTCCAACAGGAAGGACAAAAAAAGCTGATACAATAACTCAAATTCAATTATGGATGAGTGAAAATAATGTCGCTCCGATTTTAATTGATGAAATAGACGAGGAATTTTTTTCAAATAAGGACAGAGGGAACAATCTCATTGTCAATGTTTCTAATCTTTCCACTTCCAATTATGATTTTACCCCATGCTTTATCGGAACTACAAATGCGTTGGAATATTCGTTGCCTCAACGTTCGCAAAGAAGATCCTATTATGTAAAAAATGACAAAGTTTTTGACACAGAACTCAAGAAAAAATCTGTAAAAGCATATACAGAAGTGCTTGAAATGGTTAATGATACTCTTTTTCAAGATTTTGTAATTAGATTTGCAGAAAAATTGGCAGATGATAACTTGAACTGGAAAAATTATTCGCTTCATTCTTCGACGGGATTAATAGATTTTCTTTACTGGAGCCGTGAAATTTTTAAGGAATATTTTGAAATTGCTCAAACGGAAGTTCCCGCTTGGTTTCCTGAAACGAGATACGATGACACTGTGGAAAATAATCAGTCCTTATGGAGAAAACTGTATGAATATAATTACAGGGATTTTAAGCCAAAAGAAGACAAATCTGTTTATTTGTTTAAATTGAAAAGCCTGGATAGTGAAGATGCACAAAGTAACAGATACGGCACAAAAGTTCTTCCTTCAATAAAATATTTGAATGCATTGTCGCAAAAGTGTAAAAATGATAATAATTCTTCCGATATTATTGAAATAAAGATAAAAGAATTTCACGATTGGATAGGAGTGCCTGTTCCAAAAGAATTAGAACATAAAAAGACATTTTTTGACTTTTTCAAGAAGAATAAAAATGAAAAATAA
- a CDS encoding AAA family ATPase, which yields MKEKNMKKKKKGLAIGKSDFKEIITRNAYYIDKTKFIEEIIEDLSEVKLFTRPRRFGKTLNLSMLKYFFDVENSEENKKLFENLYISKSEYMEHQGQNSVIFISMKNAEAESWEDSFSNIKNLISDLYDKFEYISKNFKKRDLVEFEKIWIKKEEADWESSIKNLSRYLYEYYGKKVIILIDEYDTPMTSAWNEGYYEKSRRFFKSFYSNALKDNEYLEFSVVTGILRVAKEGIFSGLNNLKTYTVLNNKYAESFGLIETEVKNALEYYGLDKNIEEVRKWYNGYKFGNIQIYNPWSIINYLDEKEINVYWINTSDNRLIHSAIENSNKELFDELKDLFNNGTTEQTVMASSNMDNLKDPEEVWQLLLFGGYLTVEEKVAMNEYTLKLPNYEIKTFFKDMFVQNLGGSSRFKEMIKAFKNLEIEKFEEILNEIFLVSMSYYDTSKTEKPYHTLILGMMLYLDSEYTVLSNNETGYGRNDLALEPINKNNIGYIFEFKVAKTGEELEIKVKEALNQIEHKKYPVMLKEKGVKEIVYMGMAFYGKKVKVECKIVKNS from the coding sequence ATGAAAGAAAAAAATATGAAAAAAAAGAAAAAAGGACTAGCAATAGGAAAATCCGATTTTAAGGAAATAATAACACGAAATGCTTATTATATTGACAAAACTAAATTTATAGAAGAAATAATAGAGGATTTATCAGAAGTTAAATTATTTACAAGGCCCAGAAGATTTGGAAAAACCTTAAATTTATCAATGCTGAAATACTTTTTTGATGTGGAAAATTCTGAAGAAAATAAAAAGTTATTTGAGAACCTGTATATTTCTAAAAGCGAGTATATGGAACATCAGGGACAAAATTCAGTGATTTTTATAAGCATGAAAAATGCTGAAGCAGAAAGTTGGGAAGATAGCTTTTCAAATATTAAAAATCTTATTTCAGATTTATATGATAAATTTGAGTATATTTCTAAAAATTTTAAAAAAAGAGATTTAGTTGAATTTGAAAAAATATGGATAAAAAAAGAAGAGGCTGATTGGGAGAGTTCAATAAAAAATCTATCAAGATATTTATATGAATATTATGGTAAAAAAGTAATTATTTTAATAGATGAATACGATACTCCCATGACAAGTGCGTGGAATGAGGGATATTATGAAAAGTCACGAAGATTTTTTAAAAGTTTTTACTCAAATGCGTTAAAGGATAATGAATATTTGGAATTTTCGGTTGTAACAGGGATACTTAGGGTGGCAAAGGAAGGGATATTTTCTGGTTTGAATAATTTGAAAACTTATACAGTTTTGAATAATAAATATGCAGAAAGTTTTGGTCTGATTGAAACAGAAGTAAAAAATGCTTTGGAATATTATGGATTAGACAAAAATATTGAAGAAGTGAGAAAATGGTATAATGGCTATAAGTTCGGAAATATTCAAATTTATAATCCGTGGAGTATAATTAATTATCTCGATGAAAAAGAAATCAATGTTTATTGGATAAACACTTCTGATAACAGACTGATACATTCAGCAATAGAAAATTCTAATAAAGAATTATTTGACGAGTTAAAGGATTTATTTAATAATGGAACGACAGAACAGACTGTTATGGCCTCCTCAAATATGGATAATTTGAAGGATCCGGAAGAAGTGTGGCAATTATTACTTTTTGGAGGTTATTTAACTGTTGAAGAAAAAGTAGCTATGAATGAGTATACTTTAAAATTGCCAAATTATGAGATAAAAACATTTTTTAAAGATATGTTTGTCCAGAATCTGGGTGGTTCAAGCAGATTTAAAGAAATGATAAAAGCATTTAAAAATCTTGAAATTGAAAAATTTGAAGAAATTTTGAATGAAATATTTTTAGTGTCAATGAGCTATTATGATACTTCTAAAACAGAAAAACCATATCATACATTAATTTTAGGAATGATGTTGTATCTTGACAGCGAATATACAGTTTTGTCAAATAATGAAACAGGGTATGGAAGGAACGATTTAGCTTTGGAGCCGATAAATAAAAATAATATAGGATATATTTTTGAGTTTAAAGTGGCTAAAACTGGAGAAGAACTTGAAATAAAAGTAAAAGAAGCATTGAATCAAATTGAACATAAAAAATATCCTGTAATGCTAAAAGAAAAAGGAGTAAAGGAAATTGTATATATGGGAATGGCATTTTATGGGAAAAAAGTTAAAGTGGAATGTAAAATAGTGAAAAATAGTTGA
- the csm3 gene encoding type III-A CRISPR-associated RAMP protein Csm3: MNTLKGKFIITGKIKVLTGLHIGTSGDFSAIGAVDNIVIRDTVTNKPIIPGSSLKGKMRYLLSRTKYNDNSTLTMPSIKKESDNIKRLFGASEKPITLSRLQFCDMLLSEKEYERDVEFDLPYTEIKYENTIDRGTGVANPRQQERVPAGSEFDFRLIYNVENAEKMEEEVKQDFENILLMFELLEDDYLGGHGTRGYGRVKFEDLKLTEKVYIKENEDDIEYLKSEIQNIKDFSVRFGE; encoded by the coding sequence ATGAATACATTAAAAGGAAAATTTATTATAACAGGGAAAATAAAAGTTTTAACAGGGCTTCATATAGGAACATCTGGAGATTTTTCGGCGATAGGAGCGGTAGATAACATTGTAATTAGAGATACTGTTACGAATAAACCGATAATACCAGGATCTTCGTTAAAAGGAAAAATGAGATATTTACTTTCGAGAACTAAGTATAATGACAATTCTACATTAACAATGCCGAGTATAAAAAAGGAAAGTGATAATATTAAAAGATTATTTGGAGCTTCTGAAAAACCAATAACTTTATCAAGATTACAATTTTGTGATATGTTACTTAGTGAAAAAGAGTATGAAAGGGATGTGGAATTTGATTTGCCATATACAGAAATAAAATATGAAAATACAATAGATAGGGGAACTGGTGTTGCAAATCCAAGACAGCAGGAAAGAGTTCCAGCAGGTTCGGAATTCGATTTTAGATTGATTTATAATGTTGAAAATGCAGAAAAGATGGAAGAAGAAGTAAAACAAGATTTTGAAAATATACTTTTGATGTTTGAATTGCTTGAAGATGATTATTTGGGAGGACATGGAACTAGAGGATATGGTCGTGTTAAATTTGAGGATTTAAAATTGACAGAAAAAGTGTATATAAAAGAAAATGAAGATGATATTGAATATTTGAAATCAGAAATTCAAAATATTAAAGATTTTAGCGTAAGATTTGGAGAGTAG
- the hisC gene encoding histidinol-phosphate transaminase produces the protein MSKFWNDKIKEIEPYTPGEQPKDKKYIKLNTNENPYPPSSKVIEKIKSMNLEDLKLYPDPDVMELGKVIAEYFSNKINDKVIHKQVFIGNGSDEVLAFIFMTFFNAGDKVYYPDITYSFYPVYADLFNVKEVKIPLNNSFEIEIQKYFGLDGHIIIANPNAPTSIALKLDEIEEIIKNNPNQLVIVDEAYVDFGAESAVKLINKYDNVLVVQTFSKSRSMAGIRLGYALGSENIIEGLNRLKFSFNSYTIDRISIEAGIESFKDNEYFEKTNVKIIQTREKTVEKLKKLGFKVLNSSANFIFISHNKVFASDLYKQLKENGVLVRYFAKDRIDNYLRVTIGTDEEMGIFIEKLENLLEK, from the coding sequence ATGAGTAAATTTTGGAATGATAAAATAAAGGAAATAGAGCCTTATACACCGGGAGAACAGCCAAAAGACAAAAAATATATTAAACTTAATACAAATGAAAATCCTTATCCGCCGTCATCAAAAGTTATAGAAAAAATAAAATCTATGAATTTAGAAGATTTGAAATTGTATCCAGATCCAGATGTAATGGAGCTTGGAAAAGTTATTGCTGAATATTTTTCTAATAAAATAAACGATAAAGTTATACATAAGCAAGTGTTTATTGGAAATGGATCGGATGAAGTTTTGGCATTTATTTTTATGACATTTTTTAATGCGGGAGATAAAGTGTATTATCCAGATATTACATACAGTTTTTATCCAGTTTATGCCGATTTATTTAATGTGAAGGAAGTCAAAATTCCGTTAAATAACAGTTTTGAAATTGAAATTCAAAAATATTTTGGCTTGGATGGGCATATAATTATTGCAAATCCGAATGCACCAACTTCGATTGCTTTAAAATTGGATGAAATTGAAGAAATAATAAAAAATAATCCAAATCAGCTAGTTATCGTTGACGAGGCGTATGTTGACTTTGGGGCAGAAAGTGCTGTAAAATTAATAAATAAATACGATAATGTTCTTGTAGTTCAGACGTTTTCAAAGTCACGTTCTATGGCGGGAATACGGCTTGGATATGCACTTGGATCTGAAAATATAATTGAAGGGTTAAATAGACTAAAATTTTCATTTAACTCATACACAATCGACAGAATTTCAATTGAAGCTGGAATCGAGTCGTTTAAGGATAATGAATATTTTGAAAAAACTAATGTTAAAATTATTCAGACTAGAGAAAAAACGGTTGAAAAATTGAAAAAATTAGGATTTAAAGTATTAAATTCAAGTGCTAATTTTATTTTTATTTCTCATAACAAAGTTTTCGCAAGTGATTTGTATAAACAGCTAAAAGAAAATGGAGTTTTAGTAAGATATTTTGCAAAAGATAGAATTGATAATTATTTGAGGGTTACGATTGGGACGGATGAGGAAATGGGGATTTTTATTGAGAAATTGGAAAATTTGTTGGAAAAATAA